The following coding sequences lie in one Osmerus mordax isolate fOsmMor3 chromosome 13, fOsmMor3.pri, whole genome shotgun sequence genomic window:
- the brd7 gene encoding bromodomain-containing protein 7 yields MGKKHKKHKSEKHGYEDYGERPLKLVLKVAGNEVTAGSSSLENTYDEQADYDKPSKDKKKKKKKREDKERSNPGSPLDDKRKRKMIKKRKGQDSLDTDWDDREQSRTPVRSELSSSLAKMEEKEQTPLQVALNQLIRQLQRKDPSAFFSFPVTDLIAPGYTSVIKRPMDFSTMKEKVKKEHYPSLEDLKVDLRIMCENAMIYNKPETIYHKAARKLLHSGMKILSPERLESLKQSIEFMADLDNPANKPGKTEEERGSSLDRSQNGAIPTDTSENSQSPCTPRLDKDSKDEASKAVSQAERELEEIRKVIQESGGKLSNRGLQTELEFKRRKTDGSTTLAILNPADLSAGDVGYCPVKLGMMSGRLQSGVNTLQGFREDKRNRITPVCYMNYGPYTSYAPTYDSSFANISKDDTDLVYSSYGEEPSLQGSESIKEFLAKSEEHMYKLADSLLDAMTNGEHSKTIKEVTVQDEREKTSEARVEMEVIKPSTTKQRSASLSSVIGLDPETVEDLTEEAQRFQNKLDETTKLLNGLQEAQNERLSAKQPPNMICLLAPTTKELQLAEKVTENLAQLTSQVGPGDVSSLYGIRRAMGITRTLEPLIDLTTVETASMDTSSVGS; encoded by the exons ATGGGAAAAAAGCACAAGAAACATAAGTCCGAAAAACACGGATACGAAG ACTATGGAGAGAGACCACTAAAATTGGTCCTGAAGGTTGCGGGTAATGAAGTGACAGCCGGAAGCTCGAGTCTTGAAAATACTTATGACGAACAGGCCGATTATGACAAACCCAGCAAagataagaagaagaagaaaaagaagagggaagacaaggagagaagCAACCCAGGTTCACCCCTGGAtgacaagagaaagagaaag ATGATCAAGAAGAGAAAAGGACAGGACTCTTTAGACACAGACTGGGATGACAGGGAGCAGAGTCGGACTCCTGTCCGGTCAGAACTGTCATCCTCCCTGGCGAAAATGGAAG AAAAGGAACAAACCCCTCTTCAGGTAGCTTTGAACCAGCTCATCAGACAGCTCCAGAG GAAAGACCCCAGTGCTTTTTTCTCATTCCCGGTGACTGATCTCATCGCCCCTGGTTACACCTCAGTCATCAAGAGGCCCATGGACTTCAGCACAATGAAGGAGAAAGTCAAGAAGGAGCACTATCCGTCTCTGGAGGACCTGAAG GTGGATCTCAGAATCATGTGTGAGAACGCCATGATCTACAACAAGCCTGAAACAATCTACCATAAAGCTGCCAGGAAGCTGCTCCACTCCGGTATGAAGATACTCAGCCCG gagaggctggagagcctCAAACAGAGTATAGAGTTCATGGCTGACCTGGACAACCCTGCTAACAAGCCAGGAAAGACTGAGGAGGAAAGGGGCTCAAGCCTGGACCGGTCTCAAAATGGTGCCATTCCCACTGACACCAGTGAGAACTCCCAGTCCCCCTGCACTCCCAG GTTGGATAAAGACTCTAAAGACGAGGCGTCCAAGGCTGTGagccaggcagagagggagctggaggagatccGCAAGGTCATCCAGGAGTCTGGAGGCAAACTCTCCAACAGAGGACTTCAGACTGAG CTGGAGTTTAAGAGGCGGAAGACTGATGGCTCCACCACCCTGGCCATCCTTAACCCAGCCGATTTATCCGCCGGAG ATGTGGGCTACTGCCCTGTGAAGCTGGGCATGATGTCAGGCAGACTGCAGAGTGGTGTCAACACCCTGCAGGGCTTTAGGGAGGACAAGAGGAACCGGATCACCCCAG TGTGCTACATGAACTATGGGCCGTACACCTCCTACGCTCCCACCTACGACTCCAGCTTCGCCAACATCAGCAAGGACGACACGGATCTCGTCTACTCGTCCTACGGAGAAGAGCCCAGCCTCCAGGGCTCTGAGAG catcaaagagtttctggccAAATCGGAGGAGCACATGTACAAATTGGCAGACAGTCTTTTGGATGCGATGACCAATGGAGAGCACTCCAAAACCATAAAAGAAGTG ACTGTTCAAGATGAACGAGAGAAGACTTCAGAGGCCAGGGTTGAAATGGAG GTGATTAAGCCCAGCACTACCAAGCAGAGATCAGCGTCTCTGAGCTCTGTGATTGGACTGGACCCGGAGACTGTGGAGGACCTCACTGAGG AAGCCCAGCGTTTCCAGAACAAGTTGGACGAGACGACAAAGCTCCTCAATGGGCTCCAGGAAGCCCAGAATGAGCGTCTGAGCGCCAAGCAGCCCCCCAACATGATCTGCCTGCTGGCCCCCACCACCAAGGAGCTGCAGCTGG CTGAGAAGGTGACTGAGAACTTGGCCCAGCTGACCAGCCAGGTGGGGCCTGGAGACGTGAGCAGCCTGTACGGTATCAGGAGGGCCATGGGCATCACTCGGACTCTGGAGCCCCTCATAGACCTGACCACAG TGGAGACTGCGTCCATGGATACTTCGTCTGTGGGTAGCTGA